GTGTCCAGGCCTGACAACGCGCACCCCGAGATCCTCGATGGCCTGGATCACGGCAGCGTCAGTCTCGTCGTCGGTCACCACCGCGCTCAACTCGTCGATGGCGCAGATCTGGGCGAAGACCCGCACCCCGAACTTGCTATGGTCCGCGAGGACCACACGTTTCGACCCCGCACGGATCATGGCTCTCTTCACGGGGACTTTGTTTATGTTGCGAGTCATGACGCCGCTCTCGGGGTCGATGGCGTCGCAACCGATAAACGCGGCGTCCACATGCAGCGAGCCGATCATGCGTTCCGCCACAGGGCCCATCATGTTGTACACGCTGCGCTGGACTTCGCCGCCGGTGCAGATCACCCTGATACCTCGCGAGTCCGCAAGTTCAGCCGCGATCTTGAGGTCATTGGTGACTACCGTGAGGTCTCGGAACGCGTGAAGCCTCTTTGCCAGCGCAAATGTGGTCGATCCGGCGTCAAGGATGATCGCATCTCCCTCGGAGATCAACGCCAGCGCGGCTTCGGCGATCATCGCCTTCTCTTCCGGCAGGGAACTCGCCTTGGAAAGATAGGGTATGTCGCGCGTAACCCCGCTCCGCAGCATCGCCCCCCCGCGGACCCTTACAATCATCCCCGAGTCTTCCAGCGCCTTCAAGTCGCGGCGGACGGTCATTCGGGAGACCCCGAACTTTGTGGCTATCTCGTCGACTCCGACGGCGCCACGGGAATTGATGTATTCGGCGATGAACGCTTGTCTTTCACTAGACAGCACTGGTCATCGAACCTCCGTGGGAGAGAAGCCCCGTGCTCCTCTGAGAAAGTCTAGACAGTCATATGTGTCATGTTGTGCGTTTGTGATCGCAATATTACTATTCGATGGGCGCTATAAAACTCCTGCCGGAGTCTGTGAGATCATATGGTATGGCTTTGGCAGGCTCTCGGGCGAGGAAACCGGGGTGCAGAAGGCCACGTCCCACCGGACTGGGGCGCGTTCACGCCATGCGTGTGGCGCCGCGAGGAACGCTGGGGGGCTGAAAGCCGTCGGCTATCAGGCTGCTTGTGTGCCAAAGCGGCTGGGGCTCGGGCGCGGATCGTGAGGTCGCGGATGCGCTGCGGGACACGAGGTCAAGCGTTCTTCGGGTCGGCCCCGCGTTCGGGCTGCGAGAGAGATGACACGGGACGCAAGGGCGTGATGGTAGAGATGGCGTGTTTGTAAATGAGATCCTGCCGGGTGCCGTCTGACAAGATCACCGTGAAGCTGTCGAAGCCCTTTACCAGGCCTTTCATCTGATACCCGTTGACGAGGTATATGGTGACCGGGATCTCCTGGCGCCTTACGGCGTTCAGGAACACGTCCTGAAGACTCTGGGACTGCCTGCCCATGTGCTCTCCCATCCTTCCTGTTCCGGGCGGCCGCTTCCGGCCGGCCGCGCCCCGCGTCCTTGTCGTCGTCACTGTGCACCGGCATATGCAGGCTGAAGCGTACGCCACGAGGCGCGCCCCGCTGCGTGCGGTCGCACGAAAACACCTTCTACATCGCCGCGAGTTTTCCTTTGACCAGCGCAAGGACGCAGGTCGCCGCCTCGCTCACCGACGGCGGGCATCCCATGTCGATCCATTCTATTCGCGGGTCAGCACGGAACCAGGTGAGCTGTCGCTTCGCGTACCGCCTGGTGTTCCGCTTGATCGCCTCCACGGCTTCTTCAAGCGAGCACCTACCCCGCAGGTGCTCAACGATCTCCTTGTAGCCCAGCGCCTGTCGCGCGGTAAGAGCGCACTCGTATCCACGTTCCAACAAACAGCGGGTCTCCTCCACGAGCCCTTGCCTCACCATGGCATCACACCGCCGTTCTATGCGCTCGTAGAGGACCTCCCTCTCGCGGACCAGCCCCAGCATCACGAGCCTGTCCACGCGCATCTTTCCCTCCCCCGCCCTCCGCCACATCTCGGAGATGGGCCGCCCCGTCGTGGCGTAGACTTCGAGGGCGCGGATTATGCGGCGCGCGTCGTTCGGGTGTATCCGGCGGGCGGCCGCCGGATCTACCTCTGCGAGCCTCGCGTGAAGGGCAGGCACCCCCTGGGCTGCGGCCTCGTCCTCAAGTTTCCTGCGCAATTCCGGGGAAGCGCCCTCCCATGGGAACAGGAACCCGTCGACCACGGCCCTCACGTAGAGGCCCGTGCCGCCTACGAGGAATGGGATCTTTCCGCGGGCAGCGATGTCGTCGATGGCAGCCTGCGCCAGCTCCTGGAAGCGTGCCACGTTGAACGCTTCATCCGGATCGACCACATCGATGAGGTGATGCGGAACTCGTGCGCGTTCCGACGGTCCGGGCTTCGCCGTGCCGATGTCCATGTACCTGTACACCTGCATGGAGTCACACGACACTATCTCGCCCCCGAGCCTCGCCGCCGCCTCGATGGAAACGTCCGTCTTGCCGACCGCCGTAGGACCGACAATGACGACAAGGATCTCGGGGCACCTCCGCGTCCTTCGTTCGCCGTGTCTTGCTTCTTTCATACGTCCCCTCTTCCGTGGTCCTCCCGCAGCTTTCCACAACCTCCAGGGCAAGCTCGCCCGGCACAGGCGCCTGCCTGGGAGGCAGGGCCCCGCGCCTCACACTCTCCTGAACGCCCGTTCAATTTCACCCTTGCCGATCCTGAGGATCGTTGGGCGCCCGTGTGGGCACGAGTATGGATCGCTCGCCTTTGCGAGGTCCGCGAGGAGCCTGTCTATCTCGGGCGCCTCAAGGGCGTGATTCGCCTTCACCGCCGCCTTGCACGCAACCTCGGCCGCCACGCGCGCGACCAGATCGATGCCCTTGTACGCGTCGTCCTCGGGGGCTCCAAAGCACGCCTCGAGTGACTCACGAACGACATCCGCGACGTCGCGTGCCCCGCGCAGGGAACCAAGCACGGCCGGGACCCCACGGAGGATGAGCGCCGACTGCCCGAAGGGCTCCAGAAGGAAACCGAGCCTCGAAAGCTCCTCAAGCATTGCGCACACGCGGGACTCCACGCGCGGCGACAGCTCCAGAGTCGTCGGGATGAGTGTCTGGACCTCCGGAGCCCCAGTTGAAAGCCCCGCGAGGACCGCCTCATACAAGATTCGCTCGTGCGCTGCATGTTGATCGATTATCACAAGGTCGCCATCGTCGGCCGCGAGTATGTACGTGTTCATGAACACCCCGAGCGGGACGAAGCGCGTCCTGGGCCCGGCGGTGCCCACTGCGCGCGACGCCTGTGGCGAGACCACGCCCCCCTCTGCCTCGCCCAGCTCCACCTCAAGGCCGGCGGGATGACCGGCGCGGTAGCCGTACGCTCCCGGCCCGTCCCTCACGGTCCAGGTGGGGGCCGCATGACGGTCTAGCGCTGCGCCGTCTCCCCGCGGGTCAGGCCCGAGCCTTCGGCCGAGGTTTGGGACTGCAGCGGATGAGTGGAGCGCTGACGCCGCGGCCTGCGCGGCAAGCTGGAACACCTCATGGCCCGCGGAGAATCTCACCTCTCGTTTGGCCGGATGAACGTTCACGTCGACCGAAGCCGGGTCGGTGGAGATCCAAAGAAACACCACTGGGTACCGGCCCGGAGGCAGCCTCCGGGCGTATGCATTCTCTATTGCTCGCGCCACAGCGGGGGCCGACACGGGCCTTCCATTTACGAATACGTGCTGCATGTCCCGGTTGGCGCGGGAGAGATCTGGGGGTGATATGAACCCTTCGATGCTGGTGCGACCGGTGCCGGCCACGAGCGGCAGCAAAGCTTTTGCGAGGGTCGCTCCGTACAGGGAGGCGATCGCCGCCCGCCTGTCGCCGCCGGGCTGTCCCTGGGCAAGGAGCAAGTCCCGTCCGTCCTGAACCAACCGAAACCTCACGCCCGGCCAGGCCAGCGCGACTCTAGCCACGGTGTCGCGGATGTGGTCGAGTTCCGTCGCGGGGCGCCTTTGGAATTTTCGTCTCGCGGGTGTATTGAAGAAGAGATCACGGCAGGTTACGGCGGTGCCCGCGGGCGAGGGCGCGTCCTCAACCTGCACGAGGCTCCCGCCTTCGTACACGACCCTCGTGCCGACCTGGTCGACCTCGCGCCTGGTCACGAGCTCCACGCGCGCCACCGCCGCAATGCTTGCGAGGGCCTCTCCCCT
Above is a genomic segment from Bacillota bacterium containing:
- the mutL gene encoding DNA mismatch repair endonuclease MutL, producing MSLGRDDTTITLLDEETINKIAAGEVIERPASVVKELVENSIDAGASAITIELRGAPGEFIRVSDDGSGMTRGDAKAAFLRHATSKIRRADDLQNVRTMGFRGEALASIAAVARVELVTRREVDQVGTRVVYEGGSLVQVEDAPSPAGTAVTCRDLFFNTPARRKFQRRPATELDHIRDTVARVALAWPGVRFRLVQDGRDLLLAQGQPGGDRRAAIASLYGATLAKALLPLVAGTGRTSIEGFISPPDLSRANRDMQHVFVNGRPVSAPAVARAIENAYARRLPPGRYPVVFLWISTDPASVDVNVHPAKREVRFSAGHEVFQLAAQAAASALHSSAAVPNLGRRLGPDPRGDGAALDRHAAPTWTVRDGPGAYGYRAGHPAGLEVELGEAEGGVVSPQASRAVGTAGPRTRFVPLGVFMNTYILAADDGDLVIIDQHAAHERILYEAVLAGLSTGAPEVQTLIPTTLELSPRVESRVCAMLEELSRLGFLLEPFGQSALILRGVPAVLGSLRGARDVADVVRESLEACFGAPEDDAYKGIDLVARVAAEVACKAAVKANHALEAPEIDRLLADLAKASDPYSCPHGRPTILRIGKGEIERAFRRV
- the hfq gene encoding RNA chaperone Hfq; translation: MGRQSQSLQDVFLNAVRRQEIPVTIYLVNGYQMKGLVKGFDSFTVILSDGTRQDLIYKHAISTITPLRPVSSLSQPERGADPKNA
- a CDS encoding DeoR/GlpR transcriptional regulator, producing MLSSERQAFIAEYINSRGAVGVDEIATKFGVSRMTVRRDLKALEDSGMIVRVRGGAMLRSGVTRDIPYLSKASSLPEEKAMIAEAALALISEGDAIILDAGSTTFALAKRLHAFRDLTVVTNDLKIAAELADSRGIRVICTGGEVQRSVYNMMGPVAERMIGSLHVDAAFIGCDAIDPESGVMTRNINKVPVKRAMIRAGSKRVVLADHSKFGVRVFAQICAIDELSAVVTDDETDAAVIQAIEDLGVRVVRPGHTACPDPPGNEAR
- the miaA gene encoding tRNA (adenosine(37)-N6)-dimethylallyltransferase MiaA yields the protein MKEARHGERRTRRCPEILVVIVGPTAVGKTDVSIEAAARLGGEIVSCDSMQVYRYMDIGTAKPGPSERARVPHHLIDVVDPDEAFNVARFQELAQAAIDDIAARGKIPFLVGGTGLYVRAVVDGFLFPWEGASPELRRKLEDEAAAQGVPALHARLAEVDPAAARRIHPNDARRIIRALEVYATTGRPISEMWRRAGEGKMRVDRLVMLGLVREREVLYERIERRCDAMVRQGLVEETRCLLERGYECALTARQALGYKEIVEHLRGRCSLEEAVEAIKRNTRRYAKRQLTWFRADPRIEWIDMGCPPSVSEAATCVLALVKGKLAAM